The DNA window CCCTGATTTTGCAGGTGTACGGGCAGCTTGTGCTGCAAACCGCCGGGCAACGCCTTTCGATGAGCGATGGCGAACTGATGCTGATTGGTAAGAATCAGGTAGGCACGCTTACGAAAACGCCCCCACCCGGCGGACACTACGAAACCATCGTCATATCGTTGCAGGAGGAACTGCTGCGCCGGATCGCGCTGGAAGACCATGTACAGGCCGACCGGAGACACCTCGGCGCACCCAACAGCCTGATTCCCATCAACGATTTTCTGCGGGGCTATTTTCAATCGATTGTTCCGTACGCCCGCAGCTCAGGCGCGAGCATGACCGACGAACTGGGTATTTTGAAGTTAAAGGAAGGAGTCAAGTTACTGTTGCTGACTCTGCCCGACCTGCGCAACCAGCTGTTCGACTTCTCGGTCTCCCACAAGATCGACCTGGAAAAGTTTATGCTCAACAATTTTCAGTTCAATGTTCCGATTGAAAAATTCGCGCAGCTTACGGGCCGGAGCTTGGCAGCGTTCAAACGCGATTTCGTGAAAACGTTCGGCGCTCCACCCCGTCACTGGCTACAGGAAAAACGACTGAGCGAAGCCCGCCACCTGATCGAAAACAGCCAGCAAAAGCCGTCGGCGATCTACCTCAAACTGGGCTTTGAAAGCATATCTCACTTCTCGCATTCGTTCAAGAAAAAATTCGGCGTAACGCCAACGGCCCTGCTACAGGAGCCTTGATCAATACCAGTGCACCTACGATAGCGCAACGGCGGGTTCAGGCTCAATCGTCTTAGTATCCTTCCGGTAGAACAGGCGGTAGATGATGGGGAAGACCAGCAGCGTCAGGATGGTGGCCGTGATCAGCCCGCCGATGACCACGATGGCGAGGGGCTTCTGCGTTTCCGAGCCGATACCCGTCGAGACGGCGGCTGGCAGCAGACCGATTGCCGCCATCAGCGCGGTCATCACCACCGGCCGCACCCGCGACTGCACGCCCTCGCGAATTGCCTGATCGAGCGGTAGTCGCTCCTTGCGGTTGTTGTTGAAGACGGTAATCAGAATCACGCCGTTCTGCACGCAGATACCGAACAGGGCGATGAAGCCTACCCCCGCCGAGATGCCGAAATTCATGCCCGTCACGTGCAGAGCCAGGATACCACCGATCAGGGCGAAGGGCACGTTGAGCAGCACCAGCCCGGCGTCTTTGGCGTTGCCGAACAGCACGAACAGAATCACGAAAATAGCCCCGATGCTGATCGGCACGACCTGACTCAGCCGGTCGGTGGCCCGCACCTGATTCTCGAACTCGCCGACCCAATCGACCGAATACTCGCGGGCAGGCTGGAGTTTGGCGCGTACACGCTGCTGCGCTTCGGCAATGGTACTGCCCAGGTCACGGCCCCGGATGGAGAATTTCACGCCGATGAATCGTTTGTTCAGGTCGCGGTAAATAAAGGCCGGACCCGTCACCTGCCGGATGGTCGCGATTTCTTTGAGCGGAATTTTACCCCCGCTCATCGTGGGCACCATCAGCCGCATGATATCGGCTTCGCTCTGCCGGTATTCGGGCAGAAACCGCACCCGGATGTCGAACTTACGCTCGCCTTCGTAGAGCACCGACGCCGTTTTACCGCCGATCGCCATTTCGATCACCGCCTGCGCGTCGGCCGTTGAGACGCCGTAGAGGGCCATCTGCCGGTCGTGGAGCAGTACGCTGATTTCGGGTTGGCCCACGTTGCGGATGATACCCAGGTCTTTAATGCCCGGCACGCCCTCGATAGCAGCCATCGCCTGAGCCGCGTACTTTTCCAGTTCGTAGACGTCGGGACCGAAAATCTTGATGCCGTTGCTCGCTTTGTAGCCCGCCACGGCCTCGGCCACGTTGTCGACAATGGGCTGCGAATAGTTGTAGAGTACGCCCGCGTAGTTTTTCAGCCTGGCGTCCATCTCGTCGGTCAGTTGTTCGGTCGTGATCGTTCTAGACCACTCCTTTTTCGGCTTTAAATCGACCTGAAATTGGCAGAAATAGAAGCCGTTGGGGTCGGTGCCGTCGTTGGAGCGGCCCACCTGCGACAACACCTGCCGCACCTCGGGGAATTTTTGCAAATCGGCCCGAATCGTTTTGGTCATCTTCACACTTTCGGGCAGCGACATGCTCATCGGCAGTTCGGCCGTCACCCACAAGGCGCCCTCGTTCAGTTGTGGCAGAAACTCGGTGCCCAGCATCGACGCCGAGAAAAACGTAGCAACCATAAAGCCCAGCGCAGCCACCAGACTCGTGCGCCGGTGGCGGAAACACCAGCCGAACCCGCGCATCACGACCCGGTCGAAGAAGCGCACCAGCGGGTTTGATTTCTCGCGGACGTTCTTGTTGAGCAGCATCGAGCAGAGTACCGGCACCAGCGTCAGGGTGTAGAGCAGGGCACCGAGCAGGGCGAAACCGAGTGTCCAGGCGAGGGGCGAAAACATCTTGCCTTCCACCTTTTCGAACGAAAAAATGGGCAACAGGGCGGTGATGATAATAAGCTTGGAGAAGAACACGGCCTTGCCCAGTTCGCCACCCGTTTTGCGGATCAGACCCAGCTTGGCGAGTTGGTTGAACCGCGCCATCCCGACCTTGTGCGCTTTATGATCGAGCGCGACAAAAATCCCCTCGACCATCACGACGGCCCCGTCGATGATGATCCCGAAATCGACCGCGCCCATGCTGAGCAGGTTGGCCGACATACCCCGCAGCCGCAGACACATAAACGCAAACAGCAGAGCCAGCGGGATGATAATGCTGACGATGACGGTGGTGCGCCAGTCGGCCATGAACAGAAACACGATCACCGTCACGAGCACGATGCCTTCGGTGAGGTTGTGCAGCACTGTTTGCGTACAAAACTCGATCAGGTTGTCGCGGTCGTAGAAGGTCGCCATGTTCACGTCCGACGGCAACACGCTCGTGTTCAGTTCGTTGATCTTAGTCTTCACACGTCCCAAAACCTCGCTGGGGTTTTCGCCCTTACGCATCACCACGATCCCTTCGACCACGTCGTCCTGCGCATCCAGCCCAACCTGCCCCACGCGCGGCAGTTCCGACTCGATCACCTCGGCTACGTGCTTGACCAGCACCGGGTTGCCGCCCGCTTCTTCGATCAGGATGTTTTCGATGTCGGGGATGGACGTCAGCAGACCGATGCCGCGCACGACGTAGGCCTGCCCGTTACGCTCGATCACGTCGCCCCCGACGTTGACGTTGCTGCGCGTCACGGCCTGATACACTTCCAGTGGGGTAATGTCGTATTTGGCGAGTTGGGTGGGGTTGACGCGGAGTTCGTAGATTTTGTCGCGCCCGCCAAAGGCCACGATATCAGCCACGCCGGGTACGCTGCGGAGTTGCCGGTCGATAACCCAGTTTTGCAGGGTTAGCAGTTCACGGCTATCGCGGGTTTTGCTTTCGAGCGTATAGCGGAAAATCTCCCCCGTCGGGCCGTAGGGCGGCTGAATTTCGGGGCCAACACCGTCGGGCAGCGACACGTTCTGGAGGAGGTTGTTGACCTGCTGCCGGGCGAAGAAGTCCTCGACGCCGTCGTCGAAAATGATCTTCATCACCGACAGGCCGAACATGGTCGTGGAGCGGACGTTGCTTTTGCGCTGCACCGAGTTCATGGCCACCTCGATAGGCACCGTTACGAACCGCTCAACTTCCTCCGCCGACCGCCCGTGCCACTGCGTCACGACCACGATCTGCGTGTTGGTAACGTCGGGGAACGCTTCGAGCGGGGTACGCAGGTAGCTGACCACACCCGCAATGACCAGCACGCCCGTCATGAAAAAGACGAAGAACCGGTTCTTCAGCGAAAAGCCGACGATGGTACGAATGAATCTGGACATGGGTTACTGAAGTTGAGTTCCAGTGGTGTCAGGTCCCTGACCTGACACATTTCCGGGCGAAGCGAGTTGCTGTCGCATCTGTGTCAGGTCCCTGACCTGACACCACTAGCTTATCAAAAGAATGAAGGACCGCTCTTTATTTATTTAGTGCGTTGAAAATCAGCAACTGATCGTTGGAAATGATGCGCTCGCCGGGCTGAACGCCCTGCCTGATGTAAGCCACGTCGCCCAGCGATTTCAGGACGGTGACCTCGCGCGTTTCGATGTTGGTACGGTCGCGGAAGACCATGACATACTGCTTTGATCGCTCGAAAATCACCGACTGCGCGGGTACCGTCGCCAGTTGACCGCCGTCTTCGTAGCGCAGTGTGACGGTCGCGTGCATCTCCGGTTTGAGTTTACTGCCGGGGTTCGGCAGGCGAATCCGGACGGTCATGGCTTTGGTGTTGGGGTCGAGGACGGAGTAGATTTTGTCGACCTTGCCCCGGAATAGGTCGTTGGGGTAGCTGAGCGTCTGAATGCTCGCGTCCATGCCGGTGCGTACCCGCCCGATGTCGCTCTCGTTGACGTTGGCCAGCACCCACACGTCGCTGATCTGCCCGATGGTAAACAGGTTATCGGCGTTGTCGGAGCGGAGCTGAGTACCCCGGTTTACGTTCTTTTCGATCACGTACCCGTCGATGGGGGCTTTCACCGTGTACATCGACGATTTGCCGATGCCGTAAATGCGCGACACCGCCGACACCCGATTGACGTCGGCCTGCGCTTTTTCGACTTCCTTCTGGGCCGCGACCACCTCCCGCTGCGAGTTGAGTTTGGTCTCGAACAAATCCTGCGCGACCCGCAGATTTTTCTCGGCCAGCAGCAGGTCCGACCGCGCCTGAATGCCCTGCCGTTCCAGGTCGGCCACCTCGCCCGACCGGATCGACGCCAGCGCCTGCCCCTTCCGCACGTAGTCGCCCAGCTCGACGTTGACCGCTTCGACATCGCCCCCGACCAGTGGGAATACTTTGATGACCCGGTTTTCGTCGGCCATGACCTTGCCCACCAGCGTCAGTTCGCTACGGACGGGGCGCGTCACGACCGAATCAAGTTTGATCCGGCGCATCATGGTGTCGGAGAGCCGAAACACTTTTTCCGCACCCTCTCCCGTCTCCGCTTTGTCGGGCGAACAGGCTGTGAGCAGGGTCAGGCTGATGAGGAGTAAACTCAGTTTATTTTTCATGTGTGTTATCTGAAATATTCCAAATACTTCACTGACCATTAGGCTATTTAGTGCTGGTCTGTTTACCCCCCAGCCCCCTGAAGGGGGAGTTATTCATTTGCGAAATGCTCCCCCTTCAGGGGGCTGGGGGGTAAACAGGCCGACACTTGGTATTCCCTCCTTAGCCTGTCGGCTCCGACATCGGACCGCCGACAGCTAGAAGCTGTCGGGGACAGTAATTGCCGGGGACAAGCAACCTTAAACGTTGAACTACAAACCTTAAACCCTCCCTAGAACAACTCCTGTCCCACCAGGTAATTCAGCTCCTCGTAGGCACTGACGCGGTCGGCTTTCAGGCGGTTGAGTTGCTGCACGCTGTCGTTGTAGGCTTCGATCAGGTCGACAAACTCGATCAGGCTCAGGTTACCTTTCTGGAAACTGACCACCACACCCCGGTTTAGCTGCTCGAACTGATCGGTGAATTGCGGCTCCATCGTCTGCATACGCCCTTCAACTTCCCGCACCTTCGCCAGCACGGCGTCGACTTCGTTGGTGATCTGAATCGCCCGCTGCCGCTGTAATTCGCGCTGATAGCCAATCTGCGATTTAGCCGCCCGGATAGCGCCCTGATTGCGGTTGAACACTGGCAGATCGGCCGATACAGACAGCCCCACGTAGTTGGGTACATAGCTACCCGCCTGATCGTACGTGCCGCCCACGCGCAGGTCGGGCACGGCCAATGCGCGTTGCAGGGTATGGTTCAGTTCGGCCTGCCGCGTCAACGATTCAGCCGCCCGCAGGTCGGGACGACTGCGCAGGGCCTGCTGCCGCAGCGAATCGTCGGGGAGAGTGGGCAGGCGATAGCGCGTCAGCGTGGCATCGGTTACGACGGGCCGGACGGGGGTTGTGATCGAGAGCAGCGTTTGCAGTTGCTGCTGACCGTCGGCGAGTTGAAAGCGGATCGCCGTACGTTGGTTATTCAACTCAAACAGCAGGGCCTTCAGCCGCAGCAACTCCCGCAGCGACACGTTGTTCCGCCCATACTGCACCTCATAAGCAGACACGGTGGTCTGCAACGTATTGATCTGCTGATCGAACCGACTCAGCGTCTGCTGCTGGAAATAAATAGCGTAAAAACGACTGCGCAGGTCAAAGCGCAGGCTTCGTAGCAGGTCGAGCAGCTCGTATTCGGTCAGGCGGGTGGCTTCCGACGCCAGGGCAACGCGTTTGTTGCGCTTTCCCGCCGTGTAGAGCAGTTGCTGCACCGACACGATTTTCTGCCCCTGCCGACCGATGTCGGGCACGCGCCGGGTTTCGGGGTTGTAGGTACTTAGCTCCAGCGTCGCCGTCGGGTTATCGTACAAACCCGCCTGCAACACCTGCGCCTGGCTCGCATCGATACGAAAACGTTCGGCCAGCAACAGCAGGTTATTTCGCAGAAACAGACTGTCGGCCTGCCGCAGCGTCAACGGCAACGAATCGGCGGGTGGCAATGTCCGGGCAAGAGACAGCCGGGGGATAGTTAGTGTCAGGAAGAAAAGCGCAATCAATAGCCGCATACGGTGAGTACAATACGGCCACAAAGCTCCGTACCCAACCTTGCAGGCGGCTTAGAGCTGGTTTAGAAGGCGCTTAGAAATGCCTTAGAAATTAATTAGAACGGAGTTCAGGACGCACTGGACACGGTTTATTCAGTTGGTCTGTCCTTTCAGCTGGTAACTCAGGGCAACCAGAATCAGTAGCACCGATACAAAGCCCAACGCGACACTGAGCGAAAACTGCTGAGCGATAAACCCAAGCAAGGCCGGGCCGGTTAGCAAACCGGTATAACCAATCGTTGTGATGGCAGGTATGCTGACCGTAGGCGCAACACCCGGCAACCGCCCGGCAGCACTGAAGAAAATGGGCACGATGTTGGCCACGCCCAGCCCCAGCAGCACAAAGCCAGCCAACGCCCCGTATGTGCCGGGAACCAGAACGGCCATTGCCAGACCAGCTGCCCCCAGCAGACTGCCACCGACCACAACCGCCTTGCCGCTCAGCCGCGCGACCAGCTTATCGCCAACCAGCCGCATAATGGCCATCGCTACCGAGAAAGCCGCGTAACCGGTTCCCGCCAGGGTTGGGTCGACACCTTTGGTATCGCGCAGGTAGATTGCGCTCCAGTCGAGGATAGCGCCTTCCGACAGAAATACGGCAAAGCACATCATTCCTAGAAACAGCACGCTGCCTTTCAGCCAGCCAAACCGCGTTTTTTCCGCTGTCGACTGGCCGGTATCCTCCGCGAAACGGGCCATCACCTGTCGTTCGGTGTTGGCAGGAAACAACTGATTGTATTGCGTCAGCACGATGAGTACCATCAGCGCGGCTATGCTGCTGATCGCGTAAAGCGGATTTAGGCCCATTCTGACCAGAAAGCCCAGCCCCAGCGAGCCGAACAAGCCACCCACGCTGAACAGCCCGTGCAGCGACGACATAATGGGCCGTCCGTACAGATTCTGCACCTGTACGCCGTGCGCGTTCATGGCCACGTCGATCGCGCCGACGCCCGCGCCGAACAGAAATAGCGTTACGGCCATGGCAGCGGGTGAGGTCAGAACCATCAACAGGGGCAAGGTCAGCGCCATCAGCAGGGCCGCCCCGGCAATGACGACGCGACTACCCAACCGGCTCACCAGCCAGCCCGATGTGGGCATCATCACCATCGCACCCGCGCCCAACAGCAGCAGGAGCAACCCCAGCGTGGCGTCGTCCAGCCCCAGCCGGTCTTTGGCGAAGGGGACCATCGGTGCCCAGCTCGCCATACCGAGCCCGCAAACCAGAAAAACCAGTTGCGTGGCCGTGCGAGCCTTCGTCACAGCGTCAGGAAGTACAGTCGTGTCTGTGTTCATCATGTATTCACACAAGATAATCGGGTCGGATGAGTCAACCAAACCGAGCGTTTACCCGCAGCTGTTTACTGCGTAACCACCCCGCCCGGTTGCCAGACTGGTCAAGCCGAACAAGGCCATTAACTACTCTTTTGCCAGCCCATCCTGGATCGAACGCTGGCTGTAAGCCCCATTGAAAAGAATCTATTCACAACTTAACCGGCCAGCCGGAGTTAGTCTACTAGATCACTGGTGGTTCGAACGTATGGTTGTTGCGGATAAGGTAAAAGACAAATCGATTCAGGGGATTGAGTGGCTGGCGCGGGGGAGTTATCTGGCTAAAGGAATTCTGTACGGCACCATCGGCGTGTTTACGCTCGAACTGGCTTTCGGCCCGCACAGTGCCGACCCTAACCGCAAGGAGGTTCTGACCCAACTGACGGGGAACACGATGGGGCATCTGCTGCTGGCGCTGATGGTGCTGGCACTGGCGGGGCATACACTCTGGCGCATCGTGGAAATCTGGAACGACCCCTACGACAAGGGCTGGGGCCGTGGGGCATCCTGTACCGCCTGAACTATCTGCTCAGCGGTATTACGTACGCCAGCCTGGGCATTACCGCGTTCCGGCTACTGACCGGGCAGGGCAGCGGCCCCGACGACGCCAAAAAACTCTGGGTGACGCGCCTGCTCCAGATCGACGGGGGCGATTGGCTGATTATCACCGTTGGGGTTATACTGCTGATCTGGGCGGGCTTACAGGCGTACAAAGGTGTATCGGGCAAGGTCTACAAAAGTCTGGAGTTACCGCAGGAATCGAACCGTTATGTCTGTGCGTTTCTGCGGTTTTGCAGCTTCGCCGGTTTCCTGACCGTTGCGGGTACCCTCACCGTCACGGGCTGGTACCTGATCAAAGGTGCCCTGAAAAAAGACCCGGACTGGATTCGTGGCACCGACGATTTGCTCAAGGCGATGGAACACTTCCCCGGCGGCTGGGGCGTTCAACTGGCGGCTGCGCTGGGCTTTCTGCTGATGAGTGTATTCATGCTGGCCATGGCCCGCTGGTTCCCGCTGAAAGCGGTAGATTGAGTACCATTGCATTGCCCCTATCTGTATCGAACCCGCAGCTGAACTCTGGCCGCTCCCGTGGTCATCTATGCACTGGCCAAACAAACTGGGCACCTCTTCGAGCCCGGCCAGCTAATGAGTTCAGCGTTGGCCGATGCACCTGGCTGTGATCACCTGTTCTTTACGTCCACTACTGAATCGACGTTTGCCAGGTGTGCTCGACGCTCAGTCAATTTTCTGAGCCTTACTGTTTGAGCTGATTGATGGGCGGCCCCACGCGCTTGAACCCATGCGCTTCCCGAAACGCATCCTGTTGGGCTTCATTCATCGTTTTCAGCACCCCGGCACTGATCTGTTGGAAACACTCTTCCATTTTACCCGCTGGCTGAAACGTCATCAACAAACGCCCTTCGCCAGACCCCACTTTAGCAAAGCAATGCGGCACATTACGAGGACCGAATACGGTATCACCCGCTTTCACCTGATGAATGACATCACCAACCTTAATCAGAAACTCGCCTTCCAGCACATACCACAACTCATCCTGCTCGAAGTGAACGTGTAGAGCCGGCCCTCCTTCCTTCACCCGCCGGGATTCGTACACGTACAGATCTCCGTTGGTGTCTTTAGTGGATACCTTCGTCATGAAGGTGTCGCCATCAAAAAGGGAAATAGCCTGATTGAATCGATCTTTCCCCGCATCGACTTTAAACCCTTTGTCGACCCGGTAGCGTTTGAGGGTATCGGCCGCCCACACGAAAGGAGATGCCAGCAAGGTGGCTGTCGCCAAACTGGCTTTCAGAAAATTAGCTCGTTGCATATCCGATCAGCGTTGTAAAGTCAAAACTGCCTCATAAGTATCGAAGTAAGCAGAAATTACTAGGCTGTTGATGAGTTGTTTAGCCAGCGGTTGATTTAACTCCAGCTGAAACCTGGACCACTCAAGTCAGG is part of the Spirosoma rhododendri genome and encodes:
- a CDS encoding helix-turn-helix domain-containing protein, with protein sequence MTSPAEILPGVLFYSYHSAKPNEKVCVWNHHTLILQVYGQLVLQTAGQRLSMSDGELMLIGKNQVGTLTKTPPPGGHYETIVISLQEELLRRIALEDHVQADRRHLGAPNSLIPINDFLRGYFQSIVPYARSSGASMTDELGILKLKEGVKLLLLTLPDLRNQLFDFSVSHKIDLEKFMLNNFQFNVPIEKFAQLTGRSLAAFKRDFVKTFGAPPRHWLQEKRLSEARHLIENSQQKPSAIYLKLGFESISHFSHSFKKKFGVTPTALLQEP
- a CDS encoding efflux RND transporter permease subunit, whose product is MSRFIRTIVGFSLKNRFFVFFMTGVLVIAGVVSYLRTPLEAFPDVTNTQIVVVTQWHGRSAEEVERFVTVPIEVAMNSVQRKSNVRSTTMFGLSVMKIIFDDGVEDFFARQQVNNLLQNVSLPDGVGPEIQPPYGPTGEIFRYTLESKTRDSRELLTLQNWVIDRQLRSVPGVADIVAFGGRDKIYELRVNPTQLAKYDITPLEVYQAVTRSNVNVGGDVIERNGQAYVVRGIGLLTSIPDIENILIEEAGGNPVLVKHVAEVIESELPRVGQVGLDAQDDVVEGIVVMRKGENPSEVLGRVKTKINELNTSVLPSDVNMATFYDRDNLIEFCTQTVLHNLTEGIVLVTVIVFLFMADWRTTVIVSIIIPLALLFAFMCLRLRGMSANLLSMGAVDFGIIIDGAVVMVEGIFVALDHKAHKVGMARFNQLAKLGLIRKTGGELGKAVFFSKLIIITALLPIFSFEKVEGKMFSPLAWTLGFALLGALLYTLTLVPVLCSMLLNKNVREKSNPLVRFFDRVVMRGFGWCFRHRRTSLVAALGFMVATFFSASMLGTEFLPQLNEGALWVTAELPMSMSLPESVKMTKTIRADLQKFPEVRQVLSQVGRSNDGTDPNGFYFCQFQVDLKPKKEWSRTITTEQLTDEMDARLKNYAGVLYNYSQPIVDNVAEAVAGYKASNGIKIFGPDVYELEKYAAQAMAAIEGVPGIKDLGIIRNVGQPEISVLLHDRQMALYGVSTADAQAVIEMAIGGKTASVLYEGERKFDIRVRFLPEYRQSEADIMRLMVPTMSGGKIPLKEIATIRQVTGPAFIYRDLNKRFIGVKFSIRGRDLGSTIAEAQQRVRAKLQPAREYSVDWVGEFENQVRATDRLSQVVPISIGAIFVILFVLFGNAKDAGLVLLNVPFALIGGILALHVTGMNFGISAGVGFIALFGICVQNGVILITVFNNNRKERLPLDQAIREGVQSRVRPVVMTALMAAIGLLPAAVSTGIGSETQKPLAIVVIGGLITATILTLLVFPIIYRLFYRKDTKTIEPEPAVALS
- a CDS encoding efflux RND transporter periplasmic adaptor subunit, encoding MKNKLSLLLISLTLLTACSPDKAETGEGAEKVFRLSDTMMRRIKLDSVVTRPVRSELTLVGKVMADENRVIKVFPLVGGDVEAVNVELGDYVRKGQALASIRSGEVADLERQGIQARSDLLLAEKNLRVAQDLFETKLNSQREVVAAQKEVEKAQADVNRVSAVSRIYGIGKSSMYTVKAPIDGYVIEKNVNRGTQLRSDNADNLFTIGQISDVWVLANVNESDIGRVRTGMDASIQTLSYPNDLFRGKVDKIYSVLDPNTKAMTVRIRLPNPGSKLKPEMHATVTLRYEDGGQLATVPAQSVIFERSKQYVMVFRDRTNIETREVTVLKSLGDVAYIRQGVQPGERIISNDQLLIFNALNK
- a CDS encoding TolC family protein, which produces MRLLIALFFLTLTIPRLSLARTLPPADSLPLTLRQADSLFLRNNLLLLAERFRIDASQAQVLQAGLYDNPTATLELSTYNPETRRVPDIGRQGQKIVSVQQLLYTAGKRNKRVALASEATRLTEYELLDLLRSLRFDLRSRFYAIYFQQQTLSRFDQQINTLQTTVSAYEVQYGRNNVSLRELLRLKALLFELNNQRTAIRFQLADGQQQLQTLLSITTPVRPVVTDATLTRYRLPTLPDDSLRQQALRSRPDLRAAESLTRQAELNHTLQRALAVPDLRVGGTYDQAGSYVPNYVGLSVSADLPVFNRNQGAIRAAKSQIGYQRELQRQRAIQITNEVDAVLAKVREVEGRMQTMEPQFTDQFEQLNRGVVVSFQKGNLSLIEFVDLIEAYNDSVQQLNRLKADRVSAYEELNYLVGQELF
- a CDS encoding MFS transporter, translated to MTKARTATQLVFLVCGLGMASWAPMVPFAKDRLGLDDATLGLLLLLLGAGAMVMMPTSGWLVSRLGSRVVIAGAALLMALTLPLLMVLTSPAAMAVTLFLFGAGVGAIDVAMNAHGVQVQNLYGRPIMSSLHGLFSVGGLFGSLGLGFLVRMGLNPLYAISSIAALMVLIVLTQYNQLFPANTERQVMARFAEDTGQSTAEKTRFGWLKGSVLFLGMMCFAVFLSEGAILDWSAIYLRDTKGVDPTLAGTGYAAFSVAMAIMRLVGDKLVARLSGKAVVVGGSLLGAAGLAMAVLVPGTYGALAGFVLLGLGVANIVPIFFSAAGRLPGVAPTVSIPAITTIGYTGLLTGPALLGFIAQQFSLSVALGFVSVLLILVALSYQLKGQTN
- a CDS encoding DUF1206 domain-containing protein, with protein sequence MVVADKVKDKSIQGIEWLARGSYLAKGILYGTIGVFTLELAFGPHSADPNRKEVLTQLTGNTMGHLLLALMVLALAGHTLWRIVEIWNDPYDKGWGRGASCTA
- a CDS encoding DUF1206 domain-containing protein, with the translated sequence MTGQGSGPDDAKKLWVTRLLQIDGGDWLIITVGVILLIWAGLQAYKGVSGKVYKSLELPQESNRYVCAFLRFCSFAGFLTVAGTLTVTGWYLIKGALKKDPDWIRGTDDLLKAMEHFPGGWGVQLAAALGFLLMSVFMLAMARWFPLKAVD
- a CDS encoding cupin domain-containing protein; its protein translation is MQRANFLKASLATATLLASPFVWAADTLKRYRVDKGFKVDAGKDRFNQAISLFDGDTFMTKVSTKDTNGDLYVYESRRVKEGGPALHVHFEQDELWYVLEGEFLIKVGDVIHQVKAGDTVFGPRNVPHCFAKVGSGEGRLLMTFQPAGKMEECFQQISAGVLKTMNEAQQDAFREAHGFKRVGPPINQLKQ